DNA from Polyangia bacterium:
TCGCGATCCTGCTGATGACGAACGGCTGTCAGCAAGACGAAGGCGTGACCCCGATGCTCGGTTCGGGAGGTGCCAGCGGCCAGGGCGGCAACATCACTGGCGTCGGCATCAGCACCGGCGGCGACAGCGGCACGATCTCGCCGAATGACGGCGGCATGGATGGCGCACCCAGCGACCTGCCGGCCCCGATCACCGACGCGGCGCCGGTCGAGACAGCACCGGATGCCCCGGCGATGGACACCATGTCCGTGCCGCCAACCGACTCCGGTTCGGATGTGGCCACCGTTCCGAACTATGCCGGCCTTCCCTGGAACAACATGGCCCAGGTCATTCCCGGGATGATCCAGGCGTCATTTTACGATCAGGGCGGCGAAAGCGTCGCCTACCACGACGGCGATCCAAACAACAAAGGAGCTGATCAGGCCCGCACCAGCGATCCCACCCTACCGGAAGCCACCTTCCGTGCAACCGAAGGGGTCGATCTGCGCTCTATCCGCGCCGGCATGGACAAATACGTCACGGGCGAGAACCTGCAACCGGGCCAACTCTATGTCGGCTGGACACAGCCCGG
Protein-coding regions in this window:
- a CDS encoding carbohydrate-binding protein, with the translated sequence MSRSLFMGSRSGAWWWPVVAVAPIAILLMTNGCQQDEGVTPMLGSGGASGQGGNITGVGISTGGDSGTISPNDGGMDGAPSDLPAPITDAAPVETAPDAPAMDTMSVPPTDSGSDVATVPNYAGLPWNNMAQVIPGMIQASFYDQGGESVAYHDGDPNNKGADQARTSDPTLPEATFRATEGVDLRSIRAGMDKYVTGENLQPGQLYVGWTQPGEWVNYTVNVAQTGHYTISALVATLDDGTRVTFTLEDGTSTGPRALPWTHSYTAWRFADNIASLDLTAGQHVLQVRFETAAVNLEYLSFIAN